In Streptomyces sclerotialus, the DNA window CGCCGGTCGTCGTCCTGGAGCCGAGCTGTGCCGCTACTCTCCGCACCGATCTGCCCGAACTGCTTTCGGACGACCCGCGCGCGGCCCAGCTGGCCCGCTCGGTACGGACCTTCGCGCAGTACCTGGAGGAGTACGCGCCGGACTGGCGGCCGCCGCGCGTCGACCGCCCGGTGGCCGGCCAGACCCACTGCCACCAGCACGCGGTCCTCGGCGACGCGGCCGAGCGCCGGCTGCGTGAGCGGGCGGGGCTGACCGGTGAGCTGAGCGGCGGCTGCTGCGGCCTCGCGGGCAACTTCGGCTTCGAACGCGGCCATTACGACGTTTCCGTAGCGTGTGCAGAAGAACAGCTGCTGCCTGCGGTGCGGGGCGCCGACCCGTCCGCCGAGATCGTCGCCGACGGCTTCTCCTGCCGTACGCAACTGGCCCAGCTGGGAGAACGTCCCGGGCGTCATCTCGCGGAGGTGCTGGCGGCGCACCTGTGACGGAACGGCCGGAAATGTGCGATCGCAACGTATTCACGGAAATTGCATTTTTCCGCGCTGGTGGTCGGACCGTAGCTTGGGGGACGTGAATCAATCGTCTCCCCAGTCCGGCGTCCAGGCCGGCCCCCGTACCCGTGCCTCCTCCGGCCTCTCGGACGCCGGTGAGTCCCCGCAGCTCGCGGCGCCCGACGCGGGCGCGGTGCCCGTAGCGGTACCGGCCTCGGAGGAGGTCCGGCGGGCCGAACGGGCGGACCGGGCGAGCGGCTCCCGCAGCCGCATGGTGTCCGTGGGGCTGGTGATCGGCGGCATCATCTCGCTGCAGTTCGGCTCCTCGGTGGCGGTCATGCTCTTCCCGCGGGCCGGCGCGCTCGGCGTGGTCACCCTGCGCCTCGTCGTCGCGGCGCTGGTCCTGCTGGTGGCCTGCCGCCCGAAGCTGCGCGGCTACTCGCGTGGCGACTGGGCCACCGTGGTCGGCTTCGGCGTCGCGCTGGCCGGCATGAACTCGCTCTTCTACGTGGCGATCGACCGCATTCCGCTGGGCGCGGCGGTCACCCTGGAGTTCCTCGGCCCGCTGATCCTGTCGATCGTCACCTCGCGGCGCGCGCTGAGCCTGCTCTGGGCGGCCTTCGCGCTGGGCGGCGTCGCGCTGCTGGGCCGTGCGGGCTTCGACGGACTGAACCTGCTCGGCGCGGGGTGCGCGCTGGCGGCCGGCGGGCTGTGGGCGGCGTACATCCTGCTGTCGGCCCGCGCGGGACAGCGCTTCCCGCAGGCCGACGGGCTGGCGCTGGCGATGACCGTCGCGGCCCTCCTGAGCCTGCCGCTGGGCGTGGCGACCTCCGGGGCCGCGCTGCTCGACCCGGTCACCATCGGTCTGGGCGCGGCCGTCGCGATGATGTCCTCGGTCCTGCCGTACACCCTGGAGCTGCTGGCCCTGCGCAAGCTCCCGGCCTCCGGCTTCGCGGTGATGATGAGCCTGGAGCCGGCCGCGGCGGCTACGGCGGGCTTCCTGGTCCTCCATCAGGCGCTCGGCTGGGCGGAGATCGCCGCCATCGCCATGGTCGTCCTCGCCAGCGTCGGCGCCGTCCGCT includes these proteins:
- a CDS encoding EamA family transporter encodes the protein MVSVGLVIGGIISLQFGSSVAVMLFPRAGALGVVTLRLVVAALVLLVACRPKLRGYSRGDWATVVGFGVALAGMNSLFYVAIDRIPLGAAVTLEFLGPLILSIVTSRRALSLLWAAFALGGVALLGRAGFDGLNLLGAGCALAAGGLWAAYILLSARAGQRFPQADGLALAMTVAALLSLPLGVATSGAALLDPVTIGLGAAVAMMSSVLPYTLELLALRKLPASGFAVMMSLEPAAAATAGFLVLHQALGWAEIAAIAMVVLASVGAVRSASSGH